The genomic stretch GCAGGTCTGCAGCGTGGTGGCCGGGAATACCGCGCCCAGGGCTTCGGGGATGCCCTTCAGCCCGTCGGTGACGGCGATCAGAATGTCGCCTACCCCGCGCGTCTTCAAATCGTTGAAGACCTTGAGCCAGAACTTGGCGCCTTCGGTGCCTTCGATCCACAGCCCCAGGATGTCGCGCGTGCCGTCCGGCAACACGCCCAGCGCCAGGTAGACGGCCTTGTTGCGCACCACGGCGTCTTCGCGGATCTTCACCCGCAGGGCGTCGAAGAACACCACCGGGTACATCGGCTCCAGCGGCCGGCTCTGCCAGGCCGTCACCTCCGACATCACCGCGTCGGTTACCGAGCTGATGAACTCCGGCGAGACCTCGGTGCCGTACTGCTCGGCCAGGAAACCCTGGATCTCACGCACCGTCATGCCGCGTGCGTACATGGCGACGATCTTGTCGTCAAAGCCGGTGAAGCGGCGCTCGTGCTTGGGAATGAGCACCGGCTCGAAGCTGCCTTCGCGGTCGCGCGGCACCTCCAGGCGCAGCGGCCCGTCCTCGGTCAACACCGTCTTGCCGCTGGTGCCGTTGCGGTGGTTGCCCGCCTCTTCTGGCTTGGCAGCGCCGGCTGGGTAGCCCAGGTGGTGCGACAGCTCGGCGCCGAGCGCCCGCTCGATCAAGGCCTTCTTGAACGCCATCGAGGCGGTCTGGACCGCCTCGGCGCTCATCGGACCCTTGACGAACTGGTCAATCAGTTCCTTGGGAATGGACGGCAGCGGCGCCTGCGCGGCCGCGGCCGGCTTCTTTTTGCTTGGCATACATGCTCCTCATTGACATGCTATGCCTTGTATGGATGCCTCCCGGCGATAGGAAGTAACCCGCATCGTGTTGTGAGAAGTTGGCTGCTGCCTTGTATCCGGCCTTGTGTACGGTGGATGGGTTGCCCCATCGGCCCGTGGGCCCCGATGTAGTCCGCTGACAAGCGCCTCATCTCAAACGCGGACTGTTGAAGTCCGGCATAGCATTCAGGTTTGGCTCGTCACGGTCTGACCTGCTTCACATCACTTCGCTTCGTTGCTGCCTCATCGCCTTCAACGGCTCACCATACCCTTTCTGTCAGTTGGTTAATCTTCAGTTGCCGTCCGGTCAAGCCGCTTGGGGCTTGGCGCTGAGGTAACCCCGCTGGTATTCCTGCTGCTTTGCTACGACTGCCCAGATCGTGCGAGCCATCTTGGCCGCCTGCGCCACGATCACCACGTTTGCTGGCCGTCTAGCTCTGATCTGCTCGAGCCACCGCCCCGGCTCCTTCGCATGCGTGAGCACCGAACGAGCGCCGTGGATCAACAGCGTGCGCAAATAGGTGTCGCCTCGCTTGGAGATACCCAGCAACTTGACCTTGCCGCCGGTGCCGCTTTGTCTTGGCACCAGGCCCAACCAGGCGCAGAACTCGCGTCCCGACTTGAAGGCCTTAGCGTCGCCCATCGTGGCGATCGCCGCCGTGGCCGTGAGCAAGCCCACGCCCGGGATCTCGGCCACACGCTTCATGTCCGCGTCCGTGCGCAATTGCTGGGTGAGCCGCTGCTCGATGGCCTTGATGTCCTCGGCCAGTTTCTTGATCCGCTGGGCCTGCTCGCGCAGGCTGTCGGCGACGTACTGCGGGATGTCCTTGCCCAGCGATTCCAAGGTCGCCTCGATCTCGCTGAATAAGGCGTTCTTTCCCCTTGCGAAGATCGCGCCGAACTCGTGGAGCAAGCCCCGCAGCGCGTTGGTCTGCATGACCTTCATCTTCTGCAGCAGTTCACGCTGACGATGCAGCACGAGCGTGGCCTGCTGCTCCAGTGTCTTCATGCCCACAAACTTCGTCCCGGGCTGCTGGATCGCCAGCCAGATTGCCCGCGCGTCGGCGGCGTCGGTCTTGTTGCCGCTCACGAAGGGGCGCACCGCCTTGGCGTGGATCAGGCGCACGTGGTGGCCCACAGCCATGAGCCTTCGTGCCCAATGGTGCGCGCCGCCGCAAGCCTCGATGCCGATGAGGCACGGCGTCATATTGGCGAAGTGCTCGAGCACCTTGGCGCGCTTGAGCTGCACGTTGACGATCTCGCCGGTGTTCATGTCCACGGTGTGCAACTGGAACACGCTCTTGGCGATGTCCAGACCCACGACCTGCCGCCCGTCGATCATGCCGATGACCTGGCCAGCGCCCCTGCGTGCAGTACGATTCATCTCGGACTCTCGATGGTGATTGTGAAGACTTCGGTCTATCACGCCCTGAGCACATCGATGCCGTATCCACTCGAGGGTCCGCCTTGCCGCAACGACAAGCGCCTTCCCAGGAACAGTTCGCTGTTCATCTCCGCGCTCCAGCTTCAGTCCCCGTAGGGAGGGAGGCATCCATTACATCTCAAACACAAAATTCCTGACAGGCTCGTGTTTGTTCCGTGCCATTAATGTCTGAGACGTGCCATTAAAGTCCGAGACATGGCAGACAGAGGGGCGCTTCAAGCGCCCCTCTGTCTGCTGACAAACCCCGCTATTTGGCGGGGTTTGCCGTTTCAGGGCCGAGAGAACTTCAGGCGGCGAGTTCGCAAAGCGATAGACGGCAAGGCGAACTCAGGGCAGCAGCCAGGGCTTGCCGGATGTGGTGACGGCTGAACGAGCGTAAAAGCTGCGCCAGCAGCCGGGCAATCTTCTTGATGTTCTGAGCGGCTGCGGCCATCAGACACTGTGCCCGCACGCGCTCCAGGCCGCGGAAGCGCGCATAGCGCTGGCCGTGCAGTTCCTTCGCGTCAGCGAAGCTGCGCTCCACCGTTTCCTTGCGCCGTGCATAAATGCGCTTGCCCCGCTCGCTGAGCCGATGCTGGTCGACCCGCTCCTTGGCGTCATCCCAGACGTGGCGCACCACCACCTTGGTGTGGGTCGCGCTCTTGGTGCACTGACCTCGTTGCGGACAACCACCGCATCGTGCTGGGTCGGAGTGATATTCCCGGTAGCCCATCCGGTTGGTGGTGCGATAGGGCAGGAATTGCCCGGCTGGGCACACGTAGCCTTCACGTGCCGCGTCGTAGCTGTACTGGCGCTTGTAGAAGTAGCCCTCTTGGTGACTGGGCCGACGGTAGCCGATGACACCGTACAGCGCGCGCTGCTGTAACCCGTGGCAGATCAGCGCGCTCATGTAGCCCGCATCCAGACCCACCGCCTCCGGCGTGAGCGCAAACCGCTCGCACTGCCTGTCCAGCCGCCTGAGGTAGGGCTGGCTGTCATGCACGTTGCCTGGCGTGACGTGCGTGTCGGTGATGATGGCGTGCTTGCCGTCCACCGTACGATGGTCGAGATAGAAGAAGCCCTGGGGCTTGCCCTCACGGGTCATGTAGCCTGCATCAGCGTCTGTCGTGCTGACCTTGACTTCGCGAGTCTCGCTTTTGGGCGGCTTCGGCGGCAACGGGCCTTTGCCGTGCGCCTGGCGGTCCTGCTCGACCGCCGCGTCCAACTCCGCCAGGTACGCCGCCGGCTTCTGATCGACCTGATGGACCTCGAATCGGTTCTTGTTAGCGTTTGCCTTCAAATGCGTGCTGTCGGTGTACAGCACCTGCCCGCCTATGAGCCCGTGCTGCAGCGCCTGCTCAACGATGCCGTCGAAGATCTCCTGCTCGATGCCGGTGCCGGCAAACCGGCGTCGCCGGTTCTGCGAGAACGTCGACGCATCCGGTACCCGCTCCGTCAGGTTCAGCCCGGCGAACCAACGGTACGCGACATTGACCTCGATCTCCTTGACCAGACGGCGTTCCGAGCGGATGCCGAACAGGTACCCGATGAACAACATCTTGAACAGCGCCACCGGATCGAGCGCCGGGCGCCCGTTGTCTGCGCTGTACAGATGCGCCGTCTTCACGCGTATGAAGCCGAAGTCAATGTGCCGCTCGATGTGCCGCAGCAGATGATCCGCCGGCACCAACTCTTCCAGCGTCACCATCTCCAGTTCGCATTGCTTTGGATGGGCAGGCTTGAGCATGCCGCCCATTCAAGCACAAAGCCCCCGTCGTGGGGGCTTTGTCAGCAGCCTGAGGGGCGCTTCAAGCGCCCCTTTTTTCTTCGATGCGCCGTGATTGATTGCGTGGTGGCTGCGGCCCGTATCAGTTCAGCGAAGAGCTGCGGTCAATTGAATGACAGTGGATCAATTGAAAGGCGCTGAACGTCTGTGGACAGCACCACAGCGACGCGCTCACCAACGGTTGGCAGGTCATCGCGCAGTGCCAGAAGTCCGCTTTTCCGTAGACAGGCGCGGCACAAGATCAAGGACGCGAGCGAGAACCCGCGCCTCCCCACCGAGTTGGTGCTGAGCAGCAGCAGCCCTGGCCTGAAGGAGCGTCTGCAGGCCAAAGCGATCAATGCGTTCTCCGGTGTCGGGGTGTAGCCAGTACCTTTCCGGGTCAGCTACCGAGACAAGCAGGCAGCCCGTACGCGCATCCCGATGGGCCATGTACTTCTTGACCAACTGCTCGTCAATCGTGTCACACAGCTCTCGCGCGGATCTTCCCTTCTCACCGACTTTCAGTTCGATGGTCGCCTGGTACCCCGAGACAGTCCTCAGACGAATGTCGGTCTCCTTGCCATCAGCGGTCACCGCTTCCTGGTCAACGGTGTAGGCCTCCCGGGCCGCGACTTCCAGTTCGCGCGCGATCATGGGCCGCAGCGTGTTCTCGTCGTCAATCAACGCCCAGCCGGCCCGCGGCCCTGTGTCCTTGAGCAGCAGTTCCTGGAGATCGTCCAGCCGATCGACCAACAACTGCGCCACGTCGGATGTGGTCTTCGGTGAAAGCTCCTTGCGGGCCAGAAGTGTGGCCACCTCCGTCGGTTTCCAGGCGCTGGAATCAATCTCTGCGGCAAGGCGCTCCTGAGCCAACGCCGCGATGCGATCTCGCAAGCGCTCGAAGAGCGGATCGGCTGCGAGAGCGAGCTTTGCACTGAGAGCCTCCGGGCCGCTCGCCTTCATCAACGCATCGAAGATGTACCGGCGTCCATCCTCGGCAGCGTCCCGCGCGCCGGGTGAGTAGACGGTGTCATGCACGAGGTCGTCTTCCGACCTCACATGCCGATGAAATTCAAGCGTCAGCCGGAGTAGTTGCGCAGCCGCCAGCTTGGAGGCCCATTCGGTCGATCCAAAGCCAGTCCGCTCGTTGAACAGTGAACCGATGATGTGAACTGCTGTCCCGTTGGGCTCCGCGGGAAGTGCAGCCAGAACGGGAAGCATGCCGTCCACACCACGCGATGGCGCGAGCGAGAACAGGACCGGCAGCCAGAACAGCAAGTATGGGCCGGTGCCGACCGCCCCAACCTGAGCCGCGACCAGTTCCTCCAAAGGTCCTTTCACCTCTGGGCCGGCGTGCGCCAGCAGCACGCGTACAACCTGGGAGAGCTTCTGTTCGTTCGACGGCGAATGCGGAAGCTGCATCAATGTCAAGCCCGACCAAGCGAGCCAACCGACGAGACGGGGCACAAGCAACTGTGATACGTCCTGCGTGCCGTTCCGTAGGGACTGCAGCACCATGGAGTGCCAGCCCGAATCGCCGCCCGCGTCGAGCAGCTCATCGAGCAGTTCGCTTCCAACGACAGCCTCCACCTCCGTAGGGTGCGCCTTCGCGAGGCTGCCAAGCCAACTGGGCAGGCCGTTCAGCTCCAGCAAGGCATAGCGGGCAGCGAGTTCCGCTTCACTGGGCTTTAACTTGGTTGCCCAGAGGGGGTCTTCCGCTTCTGCATAGATGCCCATCAGACCGATCGACCACACAACGAGATAGGTGTTCTCCTCTCCGCGCCGGCGCTCGCACCGAATTGTCGGACGCATGCCGCGCCAGTACGCCATCATGGCGAGCCTCAGCCTGTCTGTGATGTCGCCGCCGAACTGGGAGGTCAAGAACGCACGATCCCATCGCCCTTCGTCGCCATTTCTGCCCAGCTTGCGCAAGACCAGCCAAAGGTTCCAGATCGTGTTGTCCCTGCGACCGGGCCCTAGTGCTAGCGCAGGCTGCTCAGCCAGTTCTCGCCTCATCCGAGCCCACGCTTCCTTCTCATCGGCGCGCTTCTTGGCCTGGCGCTCTTGCCGCTTCCGCTGCTCCTCCTGCATTTTCAGGAACTCAGCGCTTGGCTGGTTCGACTTGATGATCGAGTTCAACTCGTCGGTCAGCGCGGTCGAGTCAACCACGGCCCCGCGAAGAGCGCCCTCGGCGTCCTTGAGGCGTCCCTCGATTGCGTAGAGGTGAGCGGCTAGGTGCAACAGAACCGATCGACGCTCCGGCGACATCTGTACGTCAGCCAGCGCTGCCTGTACCCATGGGCCGTCCCGTTCCAACGCGTAGTTCAGTGCCCCTTCATAGACGATGCGAACCAGTCGGTACCTGGCACTGCGGTCTCCGCCAAGCGATTCCACACAGGCCAGATCCGCCTCAAAGACCCGAGGTCGCCAATCATTTGGCAGCGAGTCGAGCAGCGCACTCAGCTCCGTCTTGCCCTTCCCCATGCCCGAGGAGGCGTCGGCCGACCGCCTCGCAAGAACCGAGGCCTCGATCAGTGTCTCGCTGACGCTTCCAAGTTCGAGCAACCGGACACACAGCGCGCGCAAGATGCTCGACACTTCCAGCCGCCCATCGGCCTCTTGGAACTCTTCGTCGACCGCCGATAGCCCCCCGCGTGCAAGCCGAAGCACATCAGGCAACAAGGCTTCAAGACGAGCTCGGCTCATGTCGGCCTTCTGGATCACCCGGGCGACACTGTCTGCGTAGCCACCGCGATCCCTCTTTTCGCTGCGCACCCTCGCCAAGAGCTGAACCAGTTGGGCTTCGGTGACATGCTCCGGGTACAGCATCGTCCCGACCCAACGCGCAAGTCGTTCGGACCACCCCGGCACCAGCGTGACGATCGCATCGACCATCGGTGCAACGCGGGAATCGCCTAGGCCCGCAAGCGCTATCAATGCCTCGAATCGCTCTCGATCGCTGCAAGATGCGTCCGCTGCAACCTGTGCAACCAGGTCCGCGCAGCCTTGCATGTGCCCGGCGCTCACGAGACGAAGTAGCAATTCCCGGACCTCAGGGGCCTCGACGCCAGCGGCCCAGGCAGATCGCACCGTGCCGGCGAGGCCAAGTTGCGCCAGCCGTGCCACCTGCAGATTCGGCACTTCAAGGCCACGCCATTGACCCTTGCCGTAGCGCGCCACGTAGCCGAGCAACGCGCGCTCGCGCTGGAGATCCGTGAGCGACTCCGGGTCACCGTGTGTCAATAGGACGGCTGGCTCGATCTCGACCACCCGCTCGAACATGTCGGGCCGCAGCAAGGCAAGCCACGCAGCCACGGGCCTCATCGACGGCCTGAGGATTGTCTCGTTCGAACCCGTGAGTCCGAACAACAGGCGGCAAGCAGCCGACTGGACCAGCAGCCCTGCCTCGATCAGGTCATGGATCTGGCGGGCGGCGAGAAACTCCATCACTGACCGATGGTGGAACCGGACCCTGCCGTATCCGCCTTCGACAAAAATGGGACGTTCCAAGAGCGTCAACACCTCGTTGGGGCTCCAGTCCGCCAGCAACTCGCGCGGATCGATCGGCGCAGCGCCTGACGAGTCCGCATCTGATCCAGCGCTGTACCGGATGGTCAGGCGCCGACTCAGGATGACCGCGAGCGCAAGACGCTGCGCGCCAACCTGCGCCTTCGCTGGCGGAAGCCCCGCCTTCTCTCGCCGCTCGGGACGAGCGGCAAGCCGCGCGCGCACGTGAGACTGGATCTGCTCGAAGTGCGCGCGAAGCCCACCGTGTTCTCGCCAGTCGTCGCACAGCTCGATCAGGTCCTGCGGCTTGCGAGCGAACTCCCTGGCATGCTTGGCGTCAATGGCTGCCAGCAGGGCCTCAGGATCCCCAACCCCTCGGGATCGCGCGAACTCAATGATTTGGGGTCCGGTCAGCGGAAGCAGCTCGACCTCTCGGATGGCGGGAGGCCCGTCATCCTTGGTCTTGCTCGGTCCGTCCATGGCGATGCGGACGAACTCAT from Caldimonas brevitalea encodes the following:
- a CDS encoding WVD2 family protein; amino-acid sequence: MDRTFKDLKAPSGKDDALESSWGERFDESGVSWHELLKSQRILIVSEAGAGKTYECETKARELFARGEPAFFLSLESVASAGVAATLFGDEHKRFTDWLASSSQVAYFFLDSIDELQLVHRSFKDALRRFAHDTRGALGRATVVITARPVPIDRQAFRDILPVPAPVRQEESEDEFVRIAMDGPSKTKDDGPPAIREVELLPLTGPQIIEFARSRGVGDPEALLAAIDAKHAREFARKPQDLIELCDDWREHGGLRAHFEQIQSHVRARLAARPERREKAGLPPAKAQVGAQRLALAVILSRRLTIRYSAGSDADSSGAAPIDPRELLADWSPNEVLTLLERPIFVEGGYGRVRFHHRSVMEFLAARQIHDLIEAGLLVQSAACRLLFGLTGSNETILRPSMRPVAAWLALLRPDMFERVVEIEPAVLLTHGDPESLTDLQRERALLGYVARYGKGQWRGLEVPNLQVARLAQLGLAGTVRSAWAAGVEAPEVRELLLRLVSAGHMQGCADLVAQVAADASCSDRERFEALIALAGLGDSRVAPMVDAIVTLVPGWSERLARWVGTMLYPEHVTEAQLVQLLARVRSEKRDRGGYADSVARVIQKADMSRARLEALLPDVLRLARGGLSAVDEEFQEADGRLEVSSILRALCVRLLELGSVSETLIEASVLARRSADASSGMGKGKTELSALLDSLPNDWRPRVFEADLACVESLGGDRSARYRLVRIVYEGALNYALERDGPWVQAALADVQMSPERRSVLLHLAAHLYAIEGRLKDAEGALRGAVVDSTALTDELNSIIKSNQPSAEFLKMQEEQRKRQERQAKKRADEKEAWARMRRELAEQPALALGPGRRDNTIWNLWLVLRKLGRNGDEGRWDRAFLTSQFGGDITDRLRLAMMAYWRGMRPTIRCERRRGEENTYLVVWSIGLMGIYAEAEDPLWATKLKPSEAELAARYALLELNGLPSWLGSLAKAHPTEVEAVVGSELLDELLDAGGDSGWHSMVLQSLRNGTQDVSQLLVPRLVGWLAWSGLTLMQLPHSPSNEQKLSQVVRVLLAHAGPEVKGPLEELVAAQVGAVGTGPYLLFWLPVLFSLAPSRGVDGMLPVLAALPAEPNGTAVHIIGSLFNERTGFGSTEWASKLAAAQLLRLTLEFHRHVRSEDDLVHDTVYSPGARDAAEDGRRYIFDALMKASGPEALSAKLALAADPLFERLRDRIAALAQERLAAEIDSSAWKPTEVATLLARKELSPKTTSDVAQLLVDRLDDLQELLLKDTGPRAGWALIDDENTLRPMIARELEVAAREAYTVDQEAVTADGKETDIRLRTVSGYQATIELKVGEKGRSARELCDTIDEQLVKKYMAHRDARTGCLLVSVADPERYWLHPDTGERIDRFGLQTLLQARAAAAQHQLGGEARVLARVLDLVPRLSTEKRTSGTAR
- a CDS encoding IS1182 family transposase, with translation MLKPAHPKQCELEMVTLEELVPADHLLRHIERHIDFGFIRVKTAHLYSADNGRPALDPVALFKMLFIGYLFGIRSERRLVKEIEVNVAYRWFAGLNLTERVPDASTFSQNRRRRFAGTGIEQEIFDGIVEQALQHGLIGGQVLYTDSTHLKANANKNRFEVHQVDQKPAAYLAELDAAVEQDRQAHGKGPLPPKPPKSETREVKVSTTDADAGYMTREGKPQGFFYLDHRTVDGKHAIITDTHVTPGNVHDSQPYLRRLDRQCERFALTPEAVGLDAGYMSALICHGLQQRALYGVIGYRRPSHQEGYFYKRQYSYDAAREGYVCPAGQFLPYRTTNRMGYREYHSDPARCGGCPQRGQCTKSATHTKVVVRHVWDDAKERVDQHRLSERGKRIYARRKETVERSFADAKELHGQRYARFRGLERVRAQCLMAAAAQNIKKIARLLAQLLRSFSRHHIRQALAAALSSPCRLSLCELAA
- a CDS encoding IS256 family transposase, with translation MPSKKKPAAAAQAPLPSIPKELIDQFVKGPMSAEAVQTASMAFKKALIERALGAELSHHLGYPAGAAKPEEAGNHRNGTSGKTVLTEDGPLRLEVPRDREGSFEPVLIPKHERRFTGFDDKIVAMYARGMTVREIQGFLAEQYGTEVSPEFISSVTDAVMSEVTAWQSRPLEPMYPVVFFDALRVKIREDAVVRNKAVYLALGVLPDGTRDILGLWIEGTEGAKFWLKVFNDLKTRGVGDILIAVTDGLKGIPEALGAVFPATTLQTCIVHLLRNSLDFASWKDRKQLATALKPIYTAVSAEAAAAELEAFEAGPWGNKFPTVVAAWRRNWDRVIPFYAFPPAVRRVIYTTNSIESIHAQLRKIIKTRGHFPSDEAATKLIWLALRNITADWGRAAKEWREAMNQFAIAYGDRFITTAV
- a CDS encoding IS110 family transposase — its product is MIDGRQVVGLDIAKSVFQLHTVDMNTGEIVNVQLKRAKVLEHFANMTPCLIGIEACGGAHHWARRLMAVGHHVRLIHAKAVRPFVSGNKTDAADARAIWLAIQQPGTKFVGMKTLEQQATLVLHRQRELLQKMKVMQTNALRGLLHEFGAIFARGKNALFSEIEATLESLGKDIPQYVADSLREQAQRIKKLAEDIKAIEQRLTQQLRTDADMKRVAEIPGVGLLTATAAIATMGDAKAFKSGREFCAWLGLVPRQSGTGGKVKLLGISKRGDTYLRTLLIHGARSVLTHAKEPGRWLEQIRARRPANVVIVAQAAKMARTIWAVVAKQQEYQRGYLSAKPQAA